A section of the Methanobrevibacter oralis genome encodes:
- a CDS encoding transglutaminase-like domain-containing protein, which yields MTKIVRSGLEVYKTKDSNKEEITKKEDSEGFVFQNGTATEISYYADMYENSFEYDYEDISSNAQVSFPNVDSSKFYKGKRVCLKKAYNPKKWGDLKNCLTGFITEQTYSMDKVELKISGMTKLLEKKYEFNFTKTKRSIVVKKIIETAGLKANVNVKGLKDDVIDYTNVSSSSSTGSSGDADIDAKVKEIIGNETDELKKAKLIHQWLSTHNKYKGYECSQKSTPGECLKSLKNNCADTSRLTCAMFKSAGLNATIIHGAYHFWTVVTIKGKEYASDATHNGRPFNKVWKGLSTGKKCGDTPDC from the coding sequence ATGACTAAAATAGTTCGTTCAGGATTAGAAGTATATAAAACAAAAGATTCTAATAAAGAAGAAATAACTAAAAAAGAAGATTCAGAAGGATTTGTATTTCAAAATGGAACTGCAACAGAAATATCATATTATGCAGATATGTATGAAAATAGTTTTGAATATGATTATGAAGATATTTCAAGCAATGCTCAGGTTTCTTTTCCAAATGTGGATTCTTCTAAGTTTTATAAAGGAAAAAGAGTATGTTTAAAGAAAGCGTATAATCCTAAAAAATGGGGCGATTTAAAAAATTGTTTGACTGGTTTTATCACTGAACAAACATATTCAATGGATAAAGTGGAATTAAAAATTAGTGGTATGACTAAATTATTAGAAAAAAAATATGAATTTAATTTTACTAAAACTAAACGATCCATAGTTGTTAAAAAAATTATTGAAACAGCTGGTTTGAAAGCAAATGTTAATGTTAAAGGTTTGAAAGATGATGTGATTGATTATACTAATGTTTCAAGTAGTAGTTCAACTGGAAGTAGTGGAGACGCAGATATTGATGCTAAAGTTAAAGAAATTATAGGTAATGAAACAGATGAGTTAAAAAAAGCAAAATTAATTCATCAATGGTTAAGTACTCATAATAAATACAAAGGTTATGAATGTAGTCAAAAATCTACTCCAGGTGAATGTTTAAAAAGTTTAAAAAACAATTGTGCGGATACTAGTAGATTAACATGTGCTATGTTTAAAAGTGCTGGTTTAAATGCAACAATAATTCATGGAGCATATCATTTTTGGACAGTTGTAACAATTAAAGGTAAAGAATATGCATCTGATGCTACTCATAATGGAAGACCTTTCAATAAAGTATGGAAAGGATTAAGCACTGGAAAAAAATGTGGAGACACACCTGATTGTTAA
- a CDS encoding phage minor head protein, whose amino-acid sequence MIDIQHERNITNALMLEYLDLWKEFDITSVDDKATRKYYNELMDLISSQLDESIRWINSNEAKEYFISEAKYHENIFNKLETSWDNILNGSYDNVDELLDAIYDKGKELGYKDMREHIHYTKTDKLALQFVKDYNFNLIQRIDDDVRNEIKNKIITGILSGENPNNITPKILNIAEEKLTDSIFTPRQRAVMIAKTEVSRAQNTGMLQSYVNEGYTEVKILTAEDNNVCYTCLTYAYEFNKESEVTYENRGEEKVHNISKLIKGGLYPPFHPLCRCTYISVWETKGEPSDNPMVVNLIPKKINEKITEFKDKLNRDEKYKNLKTPEETAEFFDLEFYDDDKKMFKFYDRDNDFTIFISKTATKGKNALISMNNSGELRYDLKKLIKTYYDAPAIMKKNNKSLTFLNRKGPGKGATLGKNRRYLNPEYEYYGDNFIDIYLKSGFDENTDFLHNLGGSDNIYRTMLHEMGHGVDLNDKTGLHLSTDKKYIEAFKKDGPTLSSTYALESYIDTNSLEEDVAEAISMVSYKNVKDKSSALIHVTYPIYDKKGNLINIEQKTLNYDEWCKKFPNRVKVIKKALGI is encoded by the coding sequence ATGATTGACATTCAACATGAACGCAATATTACTAATGCTTTAATGTTAGAGTATCTTGATTTGTGGAAAGAATTTGATATTACTAGTGTTGATGATAAAGCAACTAGGAAATATTATAATGAATTAATGGATTTGATTAGTAGTCAATTAGATGAAAGCATCCGATGGATTAATTCAAATGAAGCAAAAGAATACTTCATTAGTGAAGCAAAATACCATGAAAACATTTTCAATAAATTAGAAACATCATGGGATAACATATTAAATGGATCATATGATAATGTTGATGAATTGCTAGATGCCATATATGACAAAGGTAAAGAATTAGGATACAAGGATATGCGAGAACATATCCACTATACTAAAACAGACAAATTAGCATTACAATTTGTCAAAGATTATAATTTTAATTTAATACAAAGAATTGATGATGATGTTAGAAACGAAATAAAAAATAAAATAATTACAGGAATACTATCTGGTGAAAACCCAAACAATATCACTCCTAAAATTTTAAATATAGCTGAAGAAAAATTAACAGACTCTATTTTCACACCACGACAAAGAGCAGTGATGATAGCTAAAACAGAAGTATCAAGAGCACAAAATACAGGAATGTTACAGTCTTATGTGAATGAAGGTTATACTGAAGTTAAAATTTTAACAGCTGAAGATAATAATGTTTGTTACACTTGCTTGACATATGCTTATGAGTTCAACAAGGAATCAGAAGTTACATATGAAAACAGGGGGGAAGAAAAAGTACATAACATTTCTAAATTAATCAAAGGAGGATTATATCCCCCATTTCATCCCCTGTGCCGCTGCACTTATATAAGCGTATGGGAAACTAAAGGAGAACCATCTGATAATCCTATGGTGGTGAATTTAATCCCTAAAAAAATAAACGAGAAAATCACAGAGTTTAAAGATAAATTAAATAGGGATGAAAAGTATAAAAATCTTAAAACTCCTGAAGAAACAGCAGAGTTCTTTGATTTAGAATTTTATGATGATGATAAAAAAATGTTTAAATTCTATGATAGAGATAATGATTTCACTATTTTCATATCAAAAACTGCAACAAAAGGTAAAAATGCATTAATTAGTATGAATAATTCGGGGGAGTTAAGATATGATTTAAAAAAATTGATTAAAACATATTATGATGCACCTGCCATTATGAAAAAAAATAATAAAAGTTTAACTTTCTTAAATCGGAAAGGTCCTGGAAAAGGAGCAACTCTTGGGAAAAATAGAAGGTATCTTAATCCAGAATATGAATATTATGGGGATAATTTCATTGATATTTATTTGAAATCTGGTTTTGATGAAAATACTGATTTTCTCCATAATTTGGGTGGAAGTGATAATATTTATCGAACAATGCTCCATGAAATGGGGCATGGAGTAGACTTAAATGATAAAACAGGATTACACTTATCTACTGACAAAAAATACATAGAAGCATTTAAAAAAGATGGGCCAACATTATCTTCAACATATGCTTTGGAGAGTTATATAGATACAAATTCTTTAGAAGAAGATGTGGCGGAAGCTATAAGTATGGTTTCTTATAAAAATGTAAAAGACAAATCTTCTGCATTAATCCATGTCACTTACCCTATTTATGATAAAAAGGGAAATTTAATTAATATTGAGCAGAAGACATTAAATTATGATGAATGGTGTAAAAAATTTCCTAATCGTGTAAAAGTGATTAAAAAAGCATTAGGTATTTAA
- a CDS encoding phage portal protein → MGIINAINKTIHKLPGIRRPERYSLMDQFMDTYGWFATTPDKNNGDLNTYHQAYENCVWVRRCCGALCDEMLSKGFQINNLHTDQVNWERVNYLTDLFNNPAGKYVDDTFSSLIKQVLPSFKVTGDAFIEVNHDKIFDNVINGFKFIPTELIGYDYERDAWCIRNTNYLFEPENLIHIYEPKISLRGNKWGTSLIDTVAMDISLEVLGLDHNKEIFDNYGLDPRGIINFEQDVKPKIVQDTITRLKREKHKKGTIITQGANYQRTNNSNKDMEFLELLKYSRDRIITCFGVPPQKVGIIETASLGTGTGESQDKNFAKVINSNCKCIEDGFNKNLGRSGFQEIFEFIREDHENKLNRATIEDKQLRNGTTFINEVRSGYGLEPVEWGNVPMNYSQYGIARNPNDMGEVTPIDPSESKSLMKSLVIDRLKKGY, encoded by the coding sequence ATGGGAATTATAAACGCTATTAATAAAACAATTCATAAATTACCTGGAATAAGACGACCAGAACGATATAGTTTAATGGATCAATTCATGGATACTTATGGATGGTTTGCAACAACTCCTGATAAAAATAATGGAGATTTAAATACTTATCATCAAGCTTATGAAAATTGTGTTTGGGTGCGTCGTTGTTGTGGAGCATTATGTGATGAAATGCTAAGCAAAGGATTTCAAATTAACAATCTTCACACAGACCAGGTTAATTGGGAAAGAGTAAATTATTTAACTGATTTATTTAATAATCCTGCAGGTAAATATGTTGATGATACATTTTCTTCACTAATTAAACAAGTACTTCCTTCTTTTAAAGTAACTGGTGATGCTTTTATTGAAGTTAATCATGATAAAATATTTGATAATGTAATTAATGGATTTAAATTTATCCCTACTGAATTAATAGGTTATGATTATGAAAGAGATGCTTGGTGTATTCGTAACACTAATTATCTTTTTGAACCTGAAAACCTCATACATATTTATGAACCTAAAATTAGTTTAAGAGGTAATAAATGGGGTACTAGTCTTATTGATACAGTTGCAATGGATATTAGTTTAGAAGTGTTAGGGCTTGATCATAATAAAGAAATATTTGATAATTATGGTTTGGATCCAAGAGGAATAATTAATTTTGAGCAAGATGTTAAACCTAAAATTGTTCAAGACACTATAACTCGTTTAAAAAGAGAAAAACATAAAAAAGGAACAATAATCACTCAAGGAGCTAATTATCAAAGAACTAATAATAGTAATAAGGATATGGAGTTTTTGGAATTATTAAAATATAGTCGTGATCGTATTATAACTTGCTTTGGTGTTCCTCCACAGAAAGTGGGTATTATTGAAACAGCTAGTCTTGGTACAGGTACTGGTGAATCTCAAGATAAAAACTTTGCTAAAGTAATTAATAGTAATTGTAAATGTATTGAAGATGGTTTTAATAAGAATCTTGGTCGTAGTGGTTTTCAGGAAATATTTGAATTTATTCGTGAAGATCATGAGAATAAGTTAAATCGTGCAACTATTGAAGATAAGCAATTGCGTAATGGTACTACTTTTATTAATGAAGTAAGGTCAGGTTATGGTTTGGAGCCTGTGGAGTGGGGTAATGTTCCGATGAATTATAGTCAGTATGGAATAGCACGTAATCCTAATGATATGGGAGAGGTAACTCCAATTGATCCAAGTGAAAGTAAGTCTTTAATGAAATCATTAGTTATTGACAGGCTTAAAAAAGGTTATTAA
- a CDS encoding baseplate J/gp47 family protein, translated as MNYIPKEYEEIFEQMLNDSLEKGLISHAEEFPSFIANKEDISNYYVMDKSVIAEMFSIVYEDITNVYNSINIEIAEGEDLDNIGAIVGVPRPQATYAMCELLFTFSGSDEEDILISDEVIVATQNNIQYKLLEEIYIPVGSQECTVPAIAVIPGVDSKVIENTLTNILSDLSINLTCTNPQSSSGGSEAYDDNEYRQLLMNWTKIRLKGSQEAYENYFNNLDGIDGYKLIPNWDSTGTIKIVVDPGFPFLLNKIYDELQSNVAQYSEDITVFAPTKKYIDIYAVASVNIDRINPFSSSEKEIISQKIKTGIKTFIDGGYCTDGSYYQGLLIGEDFIPHKLAVFLDNEINELKSISFDFPENFIEILDEEIGVSNNITIEMI; from the coding sequence ATGAATTATATTCCTAAAGAATATGAAGAAATTTTTGAGCAAATGTTAAATGATTCATTAGAAAAAGGTTTAATTTCTCATGCTGAAGAGTTTCCATCATTTATTGCGAATAAAGAAGATATTAGTAATTATTATGTGATGGATAAATCTGTGATAGCTGAAATGTTTAGTATTGTTTATGAAGATATTACTAATGTTTATAATAGTATAAATATTGAAATAGCTGAAGGGGAAGATTTAGATAATATTGGGGCTATTGTTGGTGTTCCACGACCTCAAGCAACTTATGCTATGTGTGAATTATTATTTACATTTTCAGGATCTGATGAAGAAGATATTCTTATTAGTGATGAGGTAATAGTTGCAACTCAAAATAATATACAATACAAGTTACTTGAAGAAATTTATATTCCTGTTGGAAGTCAAGAATGTACTGTTCCAGCAATAGCAGTAATTCCAGGAGTAGATAGTAAAGTTATTGAAAATACTTTAACCAATATTCTTTCTGATTTAAGTATTAATTTAACATGCACTAATCCACAATCTAGTAGTGGTGGAAGTGAAGCATATGATGATAATGAGTATAGACAATTATTAATGAATTGGACTAAAATTCGATTAAAAGGTTCACAAGAAGCATATGAAAATTATTTTAATAATCTTGATGGTATTGATGGTTATAAATTAATTCCGAATTGGGATAGTACTGGAACTATTAAAATTGTTGTTGATCCGGGGTTTCCTTTTTTATTAAATAAAATTTATGATGAATTACAATCTAATGTTGCTCAGTATAGTGAGGATATAACTGTTTTTGCTCCAACTAAAAAATATATTGATATTTATGCTGTTGCTAGTGTGAATATTGATAGGATTAATCCATTTTCAAGTAGTGAAAAAGAAATTATTTCACAAAAAATTAAAACAGGGATCAAAACTTTCATTGATGGAGGTTATTGTACTGATGGATCATATTATCAGGGTTTATTGATTGGGGAGGATTTTATTCCTCATAAATTAGCTGTTTTTTTAGATAATGAAATTAATGAATTAAAAAGCATTTCTTTTGATTTTCCTGAAAATTTTATTGAAATTTTAGATGAAGAAATTGGTGTAAGTAACAATATAACTATTGAGATGATTTAA
- a CDS encoding HK97 family phage prohead protease has translation MPIPIRKQFTLYAPSVKKEYELNEDGTLTIEGVASTTNKDLTGDVVLPEAINSMKKQLLSTSKNLHGDHRYDLFKGIIGAITEVMDSDENALKIKAIIRSKFAAEIKEMLDIGINLGLSIGGAIQDYTITKDGWEIKDISLLEISLTGMPANWDTFGTVTTSKGIVKAKCLNGACHVIRKNNINSDNMQSNITKTENNSENTLTKEDVVDLFNELMSDKQAEITRETVDQVSKELESIVKEQVDKLKEELNKSTNEEDEEVDNKDDEDNNGLKSLIDTAVKSAIKGSMDSLFKDLKENREPEFKVDKSINTEETGSNELNEDKEGLTSKQIAENLFKNQSQDEYIRSLLE, from the coding sequence ATGCCAATACCAATAAGGAAACAATTTACATTGTATGCACCATCCGTAAAAAAAGAATATGAATTAAACGAAGATGGAACACTTACCATTGAAGGGGTAGCTTCAACTACTAATAAAGACCTAACTGGTGATGTTGTACTTCCAGAAGCAATTAATTCTATGAAAAAGCAATTACTATCTACTAGTAAAAATCTCCATGGAGACCATAGGTATGATTTATTCAAAGGAATCATTGGAGCAATAACAGAAGTAATGGATAGTGATGAAAATGCTTTAAAAATTAAAGCAATTATCCGTTCCAAATTTGCAGCAGAGATTAAAGAAATGTTAGACATTGGAATTAATCTAGGTCTTAGTATTGGAGGAGCTATTCAAGACTACACTATTACAAAAGATGGGTGGGAAATAAAAGACATATCTCTTTTAGAAATCAGTTTAACTGGTATGCCTGCTAATTGGGATACATTTGGAACAGTTACTACTAGTAAAGGAATTGTTAAAGCTAAATGTTTAAATGGTGCATGCCATGTTATTCGAAAAAATAATATAAACAGTGATAATATGCAAAGTAATATAACAAAAACAGAAAATAATTCTGAAAATACCCTCACTAAAGAGGATGTAGTAGATTTATTTAATGAGTTAATGAGTGATAAACAAGCAGAAATTACTCGTGAAACTGTAGATCAAGTAAGTAAGGAATTAGAAAGTATTGTGAAAGAACAAGTGGACAAATTAAAAGAAGAATTAAACAAATCCACTAATGAAGAAGACGAAGAAGTGGATAATAAAGATGATGAAGATAATAATGGTTTAAAATCATTAATTGACACTGCTGTTAAATCAGCTATAAAAGGTTCTATGGATTCTCTTTTTAAAGATTTAAAAGAAAATCGTGAACCCGAATTCAAGGTTGATAAATCAATCAATACTGAAGAGACTGGAAGTAATGAATTGAATGAGGATAAGGAAGGTTTAACTAGTAAACAAATTGCTGAAAACCTTTTTAAAAATCAATCTCAGGATGAGTATATTAGATCATTATTAGAATAA
- a CDS encoding XkdQ/YqbQ family protein — translation MANIILGCDSNGVNDKKCRDTVAKILKKAGHTVEVLPIAPGPFADASYSKSNKGKIGVYLIAAGITSIADAYDGNISFKYTYFGIRGDLGNSRMSSMKDFKTKPISKDKPGDCISKSCNKLAGKTFPQMNEIIKSKCNVTFGTTPEEIGNNLVKAIGGSNNINSSSDKDSVSSIKEALKEVLSGWDGDVECFVREDTVYVRKIKDPSTAKLEIIESKNVIYDSVSVTDVNPSTVNSLKVNYKNRVIVIEDKNLQKRFGKIESQVSASNVKSMKEAESFARTEWNKLRRDNGHILEVKVIGHTKWKAGAWCRVYLPSFSIDDYMYITKMSQEDSDGDWICSLTLRDYPPSLGEPKKESGEENTK, via the coding sequence TTGGCAAATATAATTCTAGGTTGTGACAGTAATGGAGTAAATGATAAAAAATGTCGTGATACTGTTGCAAAAATATTAAAAAAAGCAGGACATACTGTGGAAGTTTTACCTATTGCTCCAGGACCATTTGCAGATGCATCATACTCAAAATCAAATAAAGGTAAAATTGGTGTGTATCTTATAGCTGCAGGTATTACATCAATTGCTGATGCTTATGATGGGAATATTTCATTTAAATACACTTATTTTGGTATAAGAGGAGATTTAGGAAATTCTCGTATGAGTTCAATGAAGGATTTTAAAACTAAACCTATTAGTAAAGATAAGCCTGGTGATTGTATAAGTAAATCATGTAATAAACTTGCAGGAAAAACATTTCCTCAAATGAATGAGATTATAAAATCGAAATGCAATGTGACTTTTGGCACTACTCCTGAAGAAATTGGAAATAATCTTGTTAAAGCTATTGGAGGTTCAAACAATATTAATTCTAGTTCTGATAAGGATTCAGTTTCAAGTATTAAAGAAGCATTAAAAGAAGTGTTGTCAGGATGGGATGGAGATGTGGAATGTTTTGTTCGTGAAGATACGGTATATGTGAGGAAAATTAAAGATCCTTCAACTGCAAAATTAGAAATTATTGAATCGAAAAATGTGATTTATGATTCTGTTAGTGTTACAGATGTTAATCCTTCAACTGTGAATTCTTTAAAAGTTAATTATAAAAACAGGGTCATTGTTATTGAAGATAAAAATTTGCAGAAACGTTTTGGGAAAATAGAATCACAAGTTAGTGCAAGTAATGTTAAATCAATGAAAGAAGCTGAAAGTTTTGCTAGAACTGAATGGAATAAATTACGAAGAGATAATGGACATATATTAGAAGTTAAAGTTATAGGTCATACAAAATGGAAAGCAGGAGCATGGTGTCGTGTTTATTTACCGTCGTTTAGTATTGATGATTATATGTACATTACTAAAATGTCTCAAGAAGATAGTGATGGTGATTGGATTTGTAGTTTAACATTAAGAGATTATCCTCCAAGCTTAGGAGAACCAAAAAAAGAGTCTGGGGAGGAAAATACTAAATGA
- a CDS encoding phage terminase large subunit family protein: MKKKKLLNNLYSFYDKIVARDYTPHVKAYHIFKLSKKLEEIHRGKIERLNVSMPPRFSKSSIVTLAFPLWIIFQDPDKHILIINAEASLSENFGIRLREYVKRYGKYFNVYLSDVKHSSTHLKFEDKDGNLYQGSIRLVGADGSITGQDASYVVIDDPYKGFKDITPTLLQKKIEWFKTIVLQRLEPESKLLILHTRWHTNDLQGYLKKKFPDRYEFLELPAIQDDGTSLWPEKYNVELLLQKKEEMGDRLFEAIFQQKPIDESSDFFDLSKIHWERPKLKVEQKVRGYDTASSDPSVNDYTAGVPMYLLEDDNVLITDFLYGQFGSKTNTIIKKTVREDGVDNISAIETGVAAAGKLLFEEWEEQLSGYFIERAMAVPNNSKADRATPLRNAILDGKVYVDITDDELRQIFIDEFKAFPNGAHDDIVDAAAHAYNCIKENFIGALSLEIIDL; the protein is encoded by the coding sequence TTGAAGAAAAAGAAACTACTGAATAACCTTTACTCATTTTATGATAAGATTGTAGCTCGTGATTATACTCCTCATGTGAAAGCGTATCATATTTTCAAATTAAGTAAAAAATTAGAAGAGATTCATCGAGGTAAGATAGAGAGGCTTAATGTGTCAATGCCTCCGCGTTTCAGTAAATCTTCTATTGTAACATTAGCTTTCCCATTGTGGATTATTTTTCAGGATCCTGATAAGCATATTCTCATTATCAATGCTGAAGCTTCATTATCTGAAAATTTTGGTATTCGTTTAAGGGAATATGTGAAAAGATATGGGAAATATTTTAATGTTTATTTATCTGATGTAAAGCATTCAAGTACACATTTGAAGTTTGAAGATAAAGATGGAAATTTATATCAGGGTAGTATTCGGCTTGTTGGTGCAGATGGATCTATTACCGGTCAAGATGCTAGTTATGTAGTTATTGATGATCCATACAAAGGATTTAAGGATATAACTCCAACATTACTTCAAAAGAAAATTGAATGGTTTAAAACAATTGTCTTGCAGCGTCTAGAACCTGAAAGTAAATTATTAATACTTCACACTAGATGGCATACAAATGACTTGCAAGGGTATTTAAAAAAAAAGTTTCCAGATAGATATGAATTTCTTGAACTACCTGCAATACAAGATGATGGTACTAGTTTATGGCCTGAAAAATATAATGTAGAGCTTTTGCTACAGAAGAAAGAAGAAATGGGAGATAGATTATTTGAAGCTATTTTTCAACAAAAACCTATAGATGAGTCAAGTGATTTCTTTGATTTGTCTAAGATTCATTGGGAAAGACCAAAACTCAAGGTTGAACAAAAAGTTAGGGGTTATGATACTGCAAGTAGTGATCCATCAGTAAATGATTATACAGCGGGAGTTCCTATGTACTTGTTAGAAGATGATAATGTTCTTATTACTGATTTTCTTTATGGTCAATTTGGTTCTAAAACGAATACGATTATTAAAAAAACTGTCAGAGAAGATGGGGTTGATAATATTAGTGCTATTGAAACTGGTGTGGCGGCAGCAGGTAAATTATTATTTGAAGAATGGGAAGAACAGTTAAGTGGTTATTTTATTGAAAGAGCAATGGCTGTTCCTAATAATAGTAAAGCTGATCGTGCAACACCATTAAGAAATGCGATTCTTGATGGTAAAGTATATGTTGATATTACAGATGATGAATTAAGACAAATTTTCATTGATGAATTTAAAGCATTTCCTAATGGTGCTCATGATGATATTGTAGATGCTGCAGCTCATGCTTATAATTGTATTAAAGAAAACTTTATTGGTGCTTTGAGTTTAGAGATTATTGATTTATAA
- a CDS encoding HK97 gp10 family phage protein, which yields MASSFSMDIKFNDSYYKKLGLNNEYENILSDSVDHALHDADTIIKREVPRPGHGRGKYYEPTGNLQRSFRKVKTGKLSGILRTNVYYWVYVEYGTPAHKIKARKGKILVFEGHDGKLVYTKEVSIPARPANPFVRRTAKKVKPLFLKYVKEAFQRNGITK from the coding sequence ATGGCTAGTAGTTTTAGTATGGATATTAAGTTTAATGATTCTTATTATAAAAAATTAGGTTTAAATAATGAATATGAAAATATTTTAAGTGATTCTGTTGATCATGCTTTACACGATGCAGATACTATTATTAAACGAGAAGTTCCAAGACCTGGTCATGGTAGAGGAAAATATTATGAACCTACTGGTAATTTACAAAGAAGTTTTCGTAAAGTGAAAACTGGTAAACTTAGTGGTATTTTAAGAACTAATGTTTATTATTGGGTTTATGTGGAGTATGGTACTCCTGCACACAAGATTAAAGCAAGAAAAGGCAAAATATTGGTTTTTGAAGGACATGATGGGAAACTAGTTTACACTAAAGAAGTAAGTATTCCAGCCAGGCCTGCTAATCCTTTTGTAAGACGTACTGCTAAAAAAGTTAAACCATTATTTTTGAAATATGTTAAGGAAGCATTTCAAAGAAATGGTATTACAAAATAA
- a CDS encoding GPW/gp25 family protein has product MLKIDTESDDYRFFKTLNEDVKLKPDEYNRWDILFENKDYKNVTGNESLINAICIAIMTRYQELTNTLYSNFGCRAHELIKANQSEMVRYKIELFIENVLEQMRRIKEINWINVTEYESGKYKVIFKVKSISDSFVEGSVTL; this is encoded by the coding sequence ATGTTAAAAATAGATACTGAAAGTGATGATTATAGATTTTTCAAAACATTAAATGAAGATGTAAAATTAAAACCTGATGAATACAATCGTTGGGATATCCTCTTTGAAAATAAAGACTATAAAAATGTAACTGGAAACGAAAGTTTGATTAATGCAATTTGTATTGCAATAATGACTCGTTATCAAGAATTAACGAATACATTATATTCTAATTTTGGTTGTAGGGCTCATGAACTAATTAAAGCTAACCAATCAGAAATGGTGAGATATAAAATTGAATTATTCATAGAAAATGTTCTTGAACAAATGCGTAGAATAAAAGAAATCAATTGGATTAATGTTACTGAATATGAATCAGGGAAATATAAAGTAATTTTTAAGGTTAAAAGTATTAGTGATAGTTTTGTTGAAGGAAGTGTAACTCTATGA
- a CDS encoding SU10 major capsid protein yields MTTINDLETKIASQNEQLAILNKAYADLKKDMMTTGNAPQSTQIAYSSILKSKVFEKAPFFRFLESKGQVDDTFASTYAGFYKETDNSAASWIEENEDIPAATASNYDEDVDKMKTLIHPIDVSLMAQMGNNAINILAREIDKGFIKVTNQLDSTLLQGTGTSSSKDFKGFTKQVTTNVTDLAGGAISEDAIDDMLTKIIDGNGGTVDCLVTTNAVAKQLKKLVAPYRRFNDKLDIGLGHRVVSYEAPNGAEIPILIDSNLNQISNKDVMLFADSSTIEVKRLLAPTLMTNLPTNKLGTKNAVVSFATANNIAEFQNGIIKGIDATKEVKSPYYAVNTGP; encoded by the coding sequence ATGACAACTATAAACGATTTAGAAACAAAAATTGCTTCTCAAAATGAACAATTAGCTATTTTGAATAAAGCATACGCAGATTTGAAAAAAGACATGATGACTACTGGAAATGCACCACAATCTACTCAAATTGCATATTCCTCTATTTTAAAAAGTAAAGTATTTGAAAAAGCACCTTTCTTCAGATTCTTAGAATCTAAAGGACAAGTTGATGATACATTTGCTTCTACTTATGCAGGTTTTTACAAAGAAACTGATAATAGTGCGGCTTCTTGGATTGAGGAAAATGAGGATATTCCTGCAGCTACTGCTTCTAATTATGATGAAGATGTAGATAAAATGAAAACATTGATTCATCCTATTGATGTTTCTTTGATGGCTCAAATGGGTAATAATGCTATTAATATTCTTGCAAGAGAAATAGATAAAGGATTCATTAAAGTAACTAATCAATTAGACAGTACTCTTTTACAAGGTACTGGAACTAGTTCTTCTAAAGATTTTAAAGGATTCACTAAACAAGTAACTACTAATGTTACTGATTTAGCAGGTGGAGCTATATCTGAAGATGCTATTGATGATATGTTAACTAAAATCATTGATGGTAATGGTGGAACTGTTGATTGTTTAGTTACTACTAATGCTGTTGCTAAACAATTAAAGAAACTTGTAGCTCCATACAGAAGATTCAATGATAAATTGGATATTGGATTAGGACATCGTGTTGTTTCTTATGAAGCTCCTAATGGTGCTGAAATCCCTATTCTTATTGATTCTAATTTAAATCAAATTAGCAATAAAGATGTAATGTTATTTGCTGATTCTTCTACTATTGAGGTTAAACGTCTATTAGCTCCTACTTTAATGACTAATTTACCTACTAATAAATTAGGAACTAAAAATGCAGTTGTTTCATTTGCTACTGCTAACAATATTGCTGAGTTCCAAAATGGTATTATTAAAGGTATTGATGCAACTAAAGAAGTTAAATCTCCGTATTATGCTGTGAATACTGGACCATAA